From Actinosynnema mirum DSM 43827, a single genomic window includes:
- the rpmE gene encoding 50S ribosomal protein L31, translating into MKTGIHPEYVKTEVTCGCGNTFTTHSTKTSGAIHVEVCSNCHPFYTGKQKILDTGGRVARFEARYGKRAK; encoded by the coding sequence TTGAAGACTGGCATTCACCCGGAGTACGTGAAGACCGAGGTCACCTGTGGCTGCGGCAACACCTTCACGACCCACAGCACCAAGACTTCCGGCGCCATCCACGTCGAGGTCTGCTCCAACTGCCACCCGTTCTACACGGGCAAGCAGAAGATCCTCGACACCGGTGGCCGGGTCGCGCGCTTCGAGGCCCGCTACGGCAAGCGCGCCAAGTAG